Proteins encoded together in one Bos indicus isolate NIAB-ARS_2022 breed Sahiwal x Tharparkar chromosome 3, NIAB-ARS_B.indTharparkar_mat_pri_1.0, whole genome shotgun sequence window:
- the ECM1 gene encoding extracellular matrix protein 1 isoform X2: MGTMSGAALVLACLTVASVASDGGFKASGQRELGPQPLTHPLQQVGYAAPPSPPLSRALPQGHPRTSQHSLHSEGQSEVQPSPSQDAIPLQEELPAPQLPVEKKGGPPFPQEAIPLQEELPASQLPVEKKGGPPLPQEAIPLQEELPPPQVPIEQKEEKPAPSMDHSPPEPESWNPAQHCQHGRPRGGWGHRLDGFPPGRPSLDNLDQICLPSRQHVVYGPWNLPQTGFSHLSRQGETLNLLETGYSRCCRCRNRTNRLDCAELVWEDSVTRFCEAEFSVKTQPHGCCKKQGEARLSCFQEEAPRPHYQLRACPSHQPGISLGPELPFPPGLPTVDNIKNICHLKRFRSVPRNLPATDSIQRQLQALTRLEAEFQRCCRQGNNHTCTWKAWEDTLDGYCDWEQAIKTHHHSCCNYPPSPLRDKCFARRAPYPNYDRDILTLDLSRITPNLMNHLCGNRRVLSKHKQIPGLIQKVTARCCDLPFPEQACCAEEEKSAFIDELCGSRRNFWRDSALCCKLSPGDEQINCFNTKYLRNVAVVTGDTRDAKGPGEQGPTQGTNSSPTSEPKEE; the protein is encoded by the exons ATGGGGACCATGTCCGGAGCAGCCTTGGTCTTGGCctgtttaactgttgcttctgtgGCCTCTGATGGAG GTTTCAAGGCTTCAGGGCAGAGAGAACTGGGGCCACAGCCCCTGACCCACCCCCTTCAACAAG TGGGCTATGCTgcacccccttccccacctctgAGCAGAGCCCTCCCCCAGGGTCACCCTCGCACCTCCCAGCATAGCCTGCACTCTGAGGGACAGAGTGAAG TGCAGCCCTCTCCCTCACAGGACGCCATCCCCCTCCAAGAGGAGCTGCCCGCTCCCCAgctccctgtggaaaagaaag GGGGTCCCCCTTTCCCTCAAGAAGCCATCCCCCTCCAAGAGGAGCTGCCCGCTTCCCAGCTGCCTGTggaaaagaaag GGGGTCCCCCTCTCCCTCAAGAAGCCATCCCCCTCCAAGAGgagctgccccctccccaggttCCTATTGAACAGAAGGAAG AAAAGCCAGCTccctccatggaccacagcccccCAGAGCCCGAGTCCTGGAATCCAGCCCAGCACTGCCAACATGGCCGTCCCCGAGGTGGCTGGGGCCACCGACTGGATGGCTTCCCCCCTGGGCGGCCTTCCCTGGACAATCTGGACCAGATCTGCCTTCCTAGTCGTCAGCATGTGGTATACGGCCCTTGGAACCTACCACAGACTGGCTTTTCCCACCTCAGCCGTCAGGGTGAGACCCTCAATTTGCTGGAGACTGGATATTCCCGCTGCTGCCGCTGTCGCAACCGCACAAACCGCTTGGACTGTGCAGAACTCGTG TGGGAAGACTCAGTGACCCGGTTCTGTGAGGCCGAGTTTTCGGTCAAGACCCAACCCCACGGGTGCTGCAAAAAGCAGGGGGAGGCTCGATTATCCTGCTTCCAGGAGGAAGCTCCCCGGCCACACTACCAGCTCCGGGCCTGCCCCAGCCACCAGCCTGGTATTTCCTTGGGCCCCGAGCTGCCCTTTCCCCCTGGGCTACCCACAGTGGACAATATCAAGAACATCTGCCACCTAAAACGCTTCCGCTCGGTGCCACGCAACCTCCCAGCCACGGACTCCATCCAAAGGCAGCTGCAGGCCCTGACCCGGCTGGAGGCGGAGTTCCAGCGCTGCTGCCGGCAGGGGAACAACCACACCTGTACCTGGAAGGCC TGGGAGGATACCCTCGATGGGTACTGTGACTGGGAGCAGGCTATAAAGACCCACCACCACTCGTGTTGCAACTACCCCCCTAGCCCCCTCCGCGACAAGTGCTTCGCCCGTCGGGCTCCCTATCCCAACTATGACCGGGATATCTTGACCCTTGACCTCAGCCGAATCACCCCCAACCTCATGAATCACCTCTGTGGAAACCGAAGAGTTCTCAGCAAGCA CAAGCAGATTCCTGGGCTGATTCAGAAAGTGACTGCCCGTTGCTGTGACCTGCCATTCCCAGAGCAGGCCTGCTGTGCTGAGGAGGAG AAATCAGCCTTTATTGATGAGCTGTGTGGTTCCCGACGTAACTTCTGGCGAGACTCTGCCCTCTGCTGTAAACTGAGTCCTGGGGATGAACAAATCAACTGCTTCAACACGAAGTATCTGAGGAATGTGGCTGTAGTGACTGGGGACACTAGGGATGCCAAGGGCCCCGGGGAGCAGGGCCCGACTCAGGGAACAAATAGCAGCCCCACCTCTGAGCCCAAGGAAGAGTGA
- the ECM1 gene encoding extracellular matrix protein 1 isoform X1, which translates to MGTMSGAALVLACLTVASVASDGGFKASGQRELGPQPLTHPLQQVGYAAPPSPPLSRALPQGHPRTSQHSLHSEGQSEVQPSPSQDAIPLQEELPAPQLPVEKKGGPPFPQEAIPLQEELPASQLPVEKKGGPPLPQEAIPLQEELPPPQVPIEQKEVSHSEEKPAPSMDHSPPEPESWNPAQHCQHGRPRGGWGHRLDGFPPGRPSLDNLDQICLPSRQHVVYGPWNLPQTGFSHLSRQGETLNLLETGYSRCCRCRNRTNRLDCAELVWEDSVTRFCEAEFSVKTQPHGCCKKQGEARLSCFQEEAPRPHYQLRACPSHQPGISLGPELPFPPGLPTVDNIKNICHLKRFRSVPRNLPATDSIQRQLQALTRLEAEFQRCCRQGNNHTCTWKAWEDTLDGYCDWEQAIKTHHHSCCNYPPSPLRDKCFARRAPYPNYDRDILTLDLSRITPNLMNHLCGNRRVLSKHKQIPGLIQKVTARCCDLPFPEQACCAEEEKSAFIDELCGSRRNFWRDSALCCKLSPGDEQINCFNTKYLRNVAVVTGDTRDAKGPGEQGPTQGTNSSPTSEPKEE; encoded by the exons ATGGGGACCATGTCCGGAGCAGCCTTGGTCTTGGCctgtttaactgttgcttctgtgGCCTCTGATGGAG GTTTCAAGGCTTCAGGGCAGAGAGAACTGGGGCCACAGCCCCTGACCCACCCCCTTCAACAAG TGGGCTATGCTgcacccccttccccacctctgAGCAGAGCCCTCCCCCAGGGTCACCCTCGCACCTCCCAGCATAGCCTGCACTCTGAGGGACAGAGTGAAG TGCAGCCCTCTCCCTCACAGGACGCCATCCCCCTCCAAGAGGAGCTGCCCGCTCCCCAgctccctgtggaaaagaaag GGGGTCCCCCTTTCCCTCAAGAAGCCATCCCCCTCCAAGAGGAGCTGCCCGCTTCCCAGCTGCCTGTggaaaagaaag GGGGTCCCCCTCTCCCTCAAGAAGCCATCCCCCTCCAAGAGgagctgccccctccccaggttCCTATTGAACAGAAGGAAG tcaGTCATTCTGAAG AAAAGCCAGCTccctccatggaccacagcccccCAGAGCCCGAGTCCTGGAATCCAGCCCAGCACTGCCAACATGGCCGTCCCCGAGGTGGCTGGGGCCACCGACTGGATGGCTTCCCCCCTGGGCGGCCTTCCCTGGACAATCTGGACCAGATCTGCCTTCCTAGTCGTCAGCATGTGGTATACGGCCCTTGGAACCTACCACAGACTGGCTTTTCCCACCTCAGCCGTCAGGGTGAGACCCTCAATTTGCTGGAGACTGGATATTCCCGCTGCTGCCGCTGTCGCAACCGCACAAACCGCTTGGACTGTGCAGAACTCGTG TGGGAAGACTCAGTGACCCGGTTCTGTGAGGCCGAGTTTTCGGTCAAGACCCAACCCCACGGGTGCTGCAAAAAGCAGGGGGAGGCTCGATTATCCTGCTTCCAGGAGGAAGCTCCCCGGCCACACTACCAGCTCCGGGCCTGCCCCAGCCACCAGCCTGGTATTTCCTTGGGCCCCGAGCTGCCCTTTCCCCCTGGGCTACCCACAGTGGACAATATCAAGAACATCTGCCACCTAAAACGCTTCCGCTCGGTGCCACGCAACCTCCCAGCCACGGACTCCATCCAAAGGCAGCTGCAGGCCCTGACCCGGCTGGAGGCGGAGTTCCAGCGCTGCTGCCGGCAGGGGAACAACCACACCTGTACCTGGAAGGCC TGGGAGGATACCCTCGATGGGTACTGTGACTGGGAGCAGGCTATAAAGACCCACCACCACTCGTGTTGCAACTACCCCCCTAGCCCCCTCCGCGACAAGTGCTTCGCCCGTCGGGCTCCCTATCCCAACTATGACCGGGATATCTTGACCCTTGACCTCAGCCGAATCACCCCCAACCTCATGAATCACCTCTGTGGAAACCGAAGAGTTCTCAGCAAGCA CAAGCAGATTCCTGGGCTGATTCAGAAAGTGACTGCCCGTTGCTGTGACCTGCCATTCCCAGAGCAGGCCTGCTGTGCTGAGGAGGAG AAATCAGCCTTTATTGATGAGCTGTGTGGTTCCCGACGTAACTTCTGGCGAGACTCTGCCCTCTGCTGTAAACTGAGTCCTGGGGATGAACAAATCAACTGCTTCAACACGAAGTATCTGAGGAATGTGGCTGTAGTGACTGGGGACACTAGGGATGCCAAGGGCCCCGGGGAGCAGGGCCCGACTCAGGGAACAAATAGCAGCCCCACCTCTGAGCCCAAGGAAGAGTGA